A single Sulfurimonas aquatica DNA region contains:
- a CDS encoding enoyl-ACP reductase, with protein MSEKTMTGKTLFISGGTRGIGKAIVYEFASKGCDVAFTYASSADTANEIIADIEAKYGVKSRAYKLDILEPLTYKDVYKEFDEDFDRLDFFISNAIISGRAVVGGFAPFMRLKPKGLGNIYTATVEAFVVGAQEAAKRMEKVGGGSIISMSSTGNLVYTPNYSGHGTNKAAVETMVRYAAAELGEKNIRVNAVSGGPIDTDALKAFPNYEEVKAEVVKRSPLSRMGDATDLTGACSFLCSDAASWLTGQAIVIDGGTSFQ; from the coding sequence ATGAGCGAAAAAACTATGACTGGAAAGACACTATTTATATCTGGTGGAACTCGTGGTATTGGTAAAGCAATAGTTTACGAATTTGCATCAAAAGGGTGTGATGTAGCGTTTACTTATGCTTCAAGTGCAGATACGGCAAATGAAATCATTGCTGATATCGAAGCTAAATATGGTGTTAAATCTCGTGCTTATAAACTAGATATTTTAGAGCCATTAACTTATAAAGATGTTTATAAAGAGTTTGATGAAGATTTTGATAGATTAGATTTTTTCATATCAAACGCTATTATCTCTGGTCGTGCTGTTGTTGGTGGATTTGCTCCATTCATGAGACTTAAGCCAAAAGGTCTTGGGAACATTTATACTGCAACTGTTGAAGCATTTGTTGTTGGTGCGCAAGAAGCAGCTAAGAGAATGGAGAAAGTTGGTGGTGGTTCTATCATCTCTATGAGTTCTACTGGTAACCTTGTATACACTCCAAACTATTCAGGTCATGGTACAAACAAGGCGGCAGTTGAGACTATGGTTCGTTATGCTGCGGCTGAGCTTGGTGAGAAAAACATTAGAGTAAACGCAGTAAGCGGTGGCCCAATAGATACAGATGCACTTAAAGCTTTCCCTAATTATGAAGAGGTAAAAGCGGAAGTTGTTAAACGCTCTCCACTAAGCCGTATGGGTGATGCAACTGACTTAACAGGTGCTTGTTCATTCCTTTGTTCTGACGCAGCTTCTTGGTTAACTGGTCAAGCTATAGTCATCGATGGTGGTACATCTTTTCAGTAG
- a CDS encoding ankyrin repeat domain-containing protein, with amino-acid sequence MQTINSLSQETQGKINSYGEDFKDIFEAIEKVVYKNDIGLFTSIVNELEDLNIQNNYGWSLLHITIRRDRREMVQLLLDKGADINILDGVGWTPLMESIMDDMPELCKLLVEKGADKSIANLRGATAPMLAQKFGRTSMYEVLS; translated from the coding sequence ATGCAAACAATCAATTCTTTATCACAAGAAACACAAGGTAAGATCAACTCTTATGGCGAGGACTTCAAAGATATATTTGAAGCTATAGAAAAAGTAGTATATAAAAATGACATTGGACTTTTTACATCTATTGTTAATGAATTAGAAGATCTTAATATTCAAAATAATTATGGATGGTCACTGCTACATATAACCATTAGAAGAGACCGTAGAGAGATGGTGCAACTTTTACTAGATAAAGGTGCAGATATAAACATACTCGATGGTGTTGGCTGGACTCCTCTAATGGAGTCTATTATGGATGATATGCCAGAGTTATGCAAGCTTCTTGTAGAAAAAGGTGCCGACAAGTCAATAGCAAACTTAAGAGGTGCTACAGCTCCTATGCTAGCCCAAAAATTTGGAAGAACTTCTATGTATGAGGTACTTTCATAA
- a CDS encoding formate/nitrite transporter family protein, with protein sequence MSYIVPTEFVTKMVDSGESKVYMSTSDTLIRAFMAGAILALAAVFAITVAMKSGSFILASVLFPVGFIMLYLMKFDLLTGVFMLVPLAWLDKRPGVTIPQILRNWGLVALGNLGGALTVAFLMAFIFTYGTFDPNIAGFGGKIATKVAGIGEARTLGYQAHGVTGWITVFIRGMLCNWMVAMGVVGAMVSTTVSGKAIAMWMPIMLFFFMGFEHSIVNMFLFPFSLIMGGDFTILDYLLWNEVPVAMGNLVGGLLFTGLTLYFTHVKESPKRNLG encoded by the coding sequence ATGTCGTATATAGTACCAACTGAATTCGTTACAAAAATGGTTGACTCCGGTGAGTCTAAGGTTTATATGTCCACAAGTGACACACTAATAAGAGCTTTCATGGCAGGAGCGATTCTAGCGCTTGCAGCTGTTTTTGCTATTACTGTAGCAATGAAATCAGGCTCATTTATATTAGCTTCAGTATTATTCCCTGTTGGGTTTATAATGCTTTACTTAATGAAGTTTGATCTATTAACTGGTGTTTTCATGTTAGTTCCATTAGCTTGGCTAGATAAACGCCCAGGCGTTACTATCCCTCAAATACTACGTAACTGGGGTCTTGTTGCTTTAGGTAACTTAGGTGGTGCACTTACTGTTGCATTTTTGATGGCTTTCATTTTCACTTATGGTACTTTTGATCCAAATATAGCTGGTTTTGGTGGAAAAATAGCTACAAAGGTTGCTGGTATTGGTGAAGCTCGTACTTTAGGTTACCAAGCACATGGTGTTACAGGATGGATAACGGTATTTATTCGTGGTATGTTATGTAACTGGATGGTTGCTATGGGTGTTGTTGGTGCTATGGTTTCTACTACAGTAAGTGGTAAAGCGATTGCAATGTGGATGCCAATTATGCTGTTCTTCTTTATGGGTTTTGAACACTCAATCGTTAACATGTTTTTATTCCCATTCTCTTTAATCATGGGTGGTGACTTTACAATTCTTGACTACCTTTTATGGAATGAAGTTCCAGTTGCTATGGGTAACTTAGTTGGTGGTCTACTGTT